The following are encoded together in the Choristoneura fumiferana chromosome 4, NRCan_CFum_1, whole genome shotgun sequence genome:
- the LOC141427303 gene encoding uncharacterized protein: MPGLAGTVPGFTADLLHDMEPAEKGEVVYFCTNCFKRYIITQNNEEIKLLEPVSTASVAVSAGESGDIGVPPAPRAVEPSPPMPPPPPPALPKSPVARQKKKPPPPPAPKPLPKEPESGLFLYVDLHGHASKKGIFMYGNHFEDAESSVECMLLPRIMSLNNLHFHFSSCNFTERNMYLKDRRDGMSREGSGRVAVLKATGLVRSYTLECNYNTGRLVNVLPPPAREPPAPPAAAPVPPKYTPHIFEEVRRRYAFNKNLENFEEIDPWQVGRSLGASILDLTGAHPNSRVPCSEHRSLAAVRDWLRAHTRTMRPALTMSRLRPKTSSPTRAPLYPRSKTKVVDERKENTYVGAKIDERRRSPPDRSTHELASVSARVTTSRFEPEPKPKTLSTKRRNILAVRKPNSSKTQVAVNKSKISRRSADDAESPSLSTKLSNKRSFSRSLHTASRNRCRAMASSSSDDMVGGSWEEVAGGTALGAGRARRRPFPTPSPARLKKIRLKAGL; encoded by the exons ATGCCCGGCCTGGCGGGCACCGTGCCCGGATTCACCGCCGACCTG TTGCACGATATGGAGCCCGCGGAGAAAGGAGAGGTTGTCTACTTCTGCACCAACTGTTTTAAGCGTTACATAATTACACAGAATAATGAAGAAATT AAGCTGTTAGAGCCAGTGTCGACGGCCAGTGTAGCTGTGTCGGCGGGCGAGAGCGGCGATATCGGCGTCCCGCCCGCGCCCCGAGCCGTCGAACCGAGCCCGCccatg CCTccaccgccgccgccagcgCTGCCAAAGTCCCCGGTGGCGCGGCAGAAGAAGaagcccccgccgccgccggcccCCAAACCGCTGCCCAAGGAACCCGAGTCCGGCTTGTTCTTATACGTCGATCTGCACGGACATGCCTCCAAAAAAG GCATCTTCATGTACGGCAACCACTTCGAGGACGCGGAATCAAGCGTTGAGTGCATGCTGCTGCCGCGCATCATGTCTCTCAACAATCTGCATTTCCACTTCTCCTCCTGCAATTTCACCGAGCGGAACATGTATCTCAA AGACCGGCGCGACGGCATGTCCCGCGAAGGCTCGGGCCGCGTGGCAGTCCTGAAGGCGACCGGCCTCGTCCGCTCGTACACCCTCGAATGCAACTACAACACGGGCCGCTTGGTCAACGTGctgccgccgcccgcgcgcgagccgcccgcgccgcccgccgcggcCCCCGTGCCGCCAAAATACACGCCGCACATATTCGAAGAG GTAAGACGACGTTACGCGTTCAATAAGAATCTGGAGAATTTCGAAGAGATAGATCCCTGGCAG GTGGGGCGTTCGCTCGGCGCGTCGATCCTGGACCTGACCGGCGCGCACCCCAACAGTCGCGTGCCGTGCTCCGAGCACCGCAGCCTCGCCGCCGTGCGCGACTGGCTGCGCGCGCACACGCGCACCATGCGACCAGcg TTGACGATGTCGCGGTTGCGTCCGAAAACGTCGTCGCCTACTCGCGCTCCGCTGTACCCGCGCTCCAAAACCAAGGTCGTCGACGAGAGGAAAGAAAACACTTACGTGGGGGCTAAAATAGACGAGCGTCGCCGCTCGCCGCCCGACCGCTCCACGCACGAGCTAGCGTCAGTATCCGCCCGCGTCACCACTTCCCGCTTCGAGCCCGAACCGAAGCCCAAAACGCTCTCGACGAAACGCCGCAACATCCTAGCCGTGCGCAAACCCAATTCGAGCAAGACGCAAGTCGCTGTCAACAAGAGCAAGATCAGTCGGCGGTCGGCGGACGACGCCGAAAGCCCTTCGCTATCCACTAAGCTTTCCAACAAGCGGAGTTTCTCTCGTTCGTTACACACCGCGAGCCGGAACCGGTGCCGCGCTATGGCCTCGTCATCCTCCGATGATATGGTGGGGGGCAGTTGGGAGGAAGTGGCGGGAGGGACGGCGCTGGGCGcgggccgcgcgcgccgccgccccttCCCGACGCCGTCGCCCGCGCGCCTTAAGAAAATACGACTCAAAGCCGGCTTGTAG
- the LOC141427305 gene encoding small ribosomal subunit protein uS11, with amino-acid sequence MAPRKNKVAKEEVQVTLGPQHLVGETVFGVAHIFASFNDTFVHVTDLSGRETIARVTGGMKVKADRDEASPYAAMLAAQDVAEKCKLLGISALHIKLRATGGNKTKTPGPGAQSALRALARSSMKIGRIEDVTPVPSDSTRRKGGRRGRRL; translated from the exons ATGGCCCCGAGGAAAAACAAAGTTGCAAAAGAGGAGGTCCAGGTGACCTTGGGCCCCCAGCATTTGGTGGGTGAGACCGTGTTTGGAGTCGCTCACATCTTTGCCTCCTTCAACGACACATTCGTGCACGTTACCGACTTATCCGGTCGGGAAACCATCGCCAGAGTGACTGGTGGCATGAAAGTGAAGGCCGATCGTGATGAAGCTTCACCCTACGCCGCTATGTTGGCCGCTCAG GATGTGGCTGAGAAATGCAAATTACTAGGCATCAGTGCCCTCCACATCAAGCTCCGTGCCACTGGTGGGAACAAGACCAAGACCCCTGGTCCTGGCGCGCAGTCTGCCCTCCGTGCCTTGGCTCGCTCCAGCATGAAGATCGGCCGCATTGAGGATGTCACTCCCGTGCCCTCCGACTCTACCCGCAGGAAGGGAGGTCGACGAGGACGCAGGCTGTAA